In Lolium rigidum isolate FL_2022 chromosome 7, APGP_CSIRO_Lrig_0.1, whole genome shotgun sequence, the DNA window TATAATATAATAATATCTTATACATGGTGATAATACACATTGTGACTAgtgtaagggcatgtacaatgagaTGCCATCGGTCTTCTCTTATAGTTGCTATGTAGGATACTTTCTGTGTTGGAAGAGATAGAATAGAGAAAGAAAAGATTGTCTTTTCTTAGCTATAAGAGATAATACCTTAAAAAATAAGAGAAGACAATTTTCCTCATTGTACCCTATGCGGCTATGACTTCCCTAGCAACATAATTTTCGTACTAAAATTAATTAATATCATTAATTGCAAGGATGGAAAAAAGAGATAGCGGTAATGGCATGTACAATTGGGTGACGTCAGCCTTACCTTATGGTCGCCACATCAATTTTTTTACTTAGTTAGAGGAGATAGAATGAAGAAAAGAGAAGGTTGCCTCCCTTAGCCAAGGGATGATTCCTTAGAAAGTAAGAAAAGACTATTTTCTCCACTGCACCATGTATCTTCCTTTATCAACTCAACTTCTTGCTAAAATTAATTGATTTTTAGTAATTGCTAGAGATGACATTAAAAGATATAATGCATTGTACCAGCTACTCCCTCTATCCACAAATAAGTGAACATttagctctaaactttgtccaaAAAAAAGTGTACTCATATCTTTCAAATGctctttaattgcttctctctcatcgcacggaattCAAACTCAATATTATTGAGCACATGTTCTCCTTATTTTCTACAAGCACTTAGCTCATTAgaggtgaaataattaaagaggaaAGATGCATCTTCTCAATGCATTTTTCATTTCACtttataatttatcttgaaaatccCGCATGTATACTTATTTATGGACGGATGGAGTATATTTAATGTCTTCTCTAAATGACGTGCACTGCTAGCCTTCTCTAACATTGTACATGTCCTAACGTATTATGATgtagttattatctttcttgaaaATATAGAGGGCTAAAATAAGGCATGCCTTTCTAAAAAAAGGCATGCCTTATTTACCATTGTACACTCCCTATGCTGCAATTACAAGTATGCTGCAATTATGATGCCGCGTATAACCTGTGCCGAGAGAGACGCCACTCTTTAAGATCCTCCTCAAATTGGCCAGACAACCGACCATAAGTGCGCCACCAAAAGCCCTTTACGCATCCGGTGCGCCTCCATATATGGCAATTCTTATAGGAGGAACCAGTGCCATGTTTATCCTGCACACCTTCCTTAACACATATGACCTCATTGGCTTTTGCAGCCTAATGAATTGCATGTGTCGGCTAATTTGGATTAGAGCCCTTCTGTTATTCCAGGTGACAAGTAATTGCAGCCCTCTGGCGCACATCTCATGCCCCCAAAGAAGGCAATGCGTGTCAGTCAATACATCGCGCTGTATCCGCAGCGGTTAACACTTTCCTAATTGTTTAAGGTAAATTATTACTTGCCAAAGTTTGCTGCAAGCCGGCGAATATATATATCCCTCCACGCCTAGCTGCGCTTTCCGAAGCACCGAGCCGAAGGCAAGCGCACTCGATTGCCAGGCGTGGGAGAGATTGTTTAAGGTTCGCCAGGCAAGGTCGATGGAGGGAGAGAAGAAGGTGGCCGCCATGGAGGAGGTGAAAGGGAAGGAGAcgacggcggaggcggtggccgccgACGTGAGCCTGAAGCAGCTGTCCAAGAAGCTCGATGACTTCGCCAAGGAGAGGGACTGGGAGAAGCACCATAGCCCGAGGAACCTCCTGCTTGCCATGGTTTGTTTCCCTCTTTCTTCCGCTCTCTTCTTCCTTCCTCGAGTCATACTTCTTTTGTTCTTTGTGTGTTTGTCAACACCTAAATCTCCACGCAATCGGGCGCAGGTAATTTTCGGATCTTCCTAATTTTCCTTTAGTCACAGCAGTCAGGTGTCCGTTGAGATTTTGTGTCATTAAAACAGAAAATTACTATTGAGGTGCATAAGAAGCTTAGGTTTCTGTTTCTTGCAAATTATTCTAGATTTCATTCTCTATACTAGGTGAGTCCGCATCAGTAACTAGTGTATCCCTGTTCGATAGCCTAACATTTTCTTTTATCAGGGATTTATATTTTTACACATCAAATTCAGTACTAGTACTTTTTATGTCATCTCTCTCGACCCTTACAATTTCCTTTGGAACCCCAGAATTCTGTATTATAATGCCTACTGTTACATGTCTCAGAGGCTGCACTGCACCAACTAGTGATTAGTCAGGGTATTTTCATTAGTTTATTCTGAAAAATAAATAGTCAGCATTGATCTTTGAAACAACACATGCGCATGATCTAACAGTGTCTCCATCCGCTAAAAGTATTGAACTAGGTTGTACTATTGTCTACTGAACAGAAAAGTTGCCCATGCTTCATTCTGAAGCCTTCAGTGTTTTGTAATCTCATAGCATCTTTCTTTAATTATGTTGCGTGGATTAGATTATCCCACCATAATGCGTTCTCTTTTGACCAACCGTTCAATAAGACTACTACTTTTTCATTAGGTAATTGCTGATAGTTGCAACTTTAGGATTCTTGAGATctatcaattttattcttttcacattaCTTATAACTAGTTGTTTGGGGACACCGTACTGTAGTATTCAGACTACACCCCAGATTTACATCTTCCTCAGAGAGTCAGATGTGTATCGCGTTATCACTATCAGGTCAGATATTTTTGAGGACTTTTAGCATGCATCCTACCGCTGAAATGTCATGTGGTCCGGGTGTACGTTCATGGGagccaacagcaacagcaacaaccaACTAATTTTCCCATACCTCATGCCCAAAGGTACAGCTTTCTTGCGTATTGCATCTTGCATGGCACTTTGTGTGCAACGCACCTGGGCCGGCGTGGAACTAATCTCCCACGTCACCGTCGAAACGACACAAAATTCCACGGTCCGATGTGTTTATACCGGTCTACGCTTCAGGCTAGGGATTGTTCACTGATTCGCTCTGAATGCTGGCTGAATTTTCTGAAGAAGGAATATGATTCAGTGACCATCTTTTCTTATTTGGAAATGAAACATGCTCTCATGTTGTCTTTTTCATAGGAGAGAAATCTGGTGTTTAAGAACAAATTCTGCACTGAGCTTTGTTTTGAGGCAATGCACTGTACTTTTTGGTTCAGCTCAGAGCAACGAGATGCCTTGATTTAACTTAGATCCACTAATCTATAACATCCAGAAAAGGCACGTGCCATCCTGCCGCTGTACATGCTTATCTCGCCTGGGCAGGACGCGCGCACTACTAGACATTTGCACGGAGCTGTAGGGTTAGGCTTCGACCGGATGAGAGAACTTGTTGTCGCTTTGGTCAATTGGATAGAACTTTGCATCATCTTTTATATTCTTCAGTTTCTTACCTTGGTTCTTGGGCAGGTTGGTGAGGTCGGGGAGCTGTCGGAGCTGTTCATGTGGAAAGGGGAGGTCCAGAAGGGTTGTCCGGGCTGGGAGGAGTCGGAGAAGGAACACCTCGGCGAGGAGCTCTCCGACGTGCTGCTCTACCTGATCCGGCTCTCTGACATGTGCGGCGTCGACCTTGGCGACGCGGCActgaagaagattgtgaaaaacgCCGTCAAGTACCCGGCTCCGTCAAAGGGGGCCTGATGCAACGCCTAATGATCTACAGACGCGCTGCTAGTTCTTATGCGGGCTTCTTGTCGGGCGGATCATGCATCGTAGCTTTATGTAATTCCTAGTGGACCGATGTCGAGAATTTTTCTCTTATGAGAACTTCAGTTTGCGTGGTATGCTGTTGAAACGTCTGTGAGTGAGACAGAACGGAATTTTGCGAAAGAACATTGTCTAGCATGTGGGGATTCTGTTTGCTGAGATCAAACAGCACCAGAAACAAAACATATGAAACCATTTTCTTCATCGGAAACTCAAACTATCGATGAATATGCATCTACACACAAAATATATGAAACCATTTTGTTCATCGGAAACTCAAGCTATCGATGAATATGCATCTTGTTGATGACCTTGGCCTTTGCCTTGCATCaactttaattttttaaaaaatctttGTGCATTACTTTGATGGATAGGCCGGGGGTGAACCtccttttcagaaaaaaaaacatttaCACACAAATATAGTGTACTGTTTAATTAAGGGTAAGCTTCAGAGACAAACCTTCGTAACATTTATCTGAGCAATTATAAATCATAATTTTCTTTTTGAGGGCCGCAAGTCGCAATTGACACATGTTATGAGAACCATGGATCTTGATTCTCGAAATAAGGGAGAAGATTACGATGTTAGGGAAGTTCATGTGACTGGAAAGCCAACTGTCTCAGGGACACTAGGTCATCTCCTCATCGAGAAAGGAGACATCAGAAAAGTATTGTATTCATGCAAAACAACTGCAAAGCAAGAAGTGGAGAGCTGGCATACCTGCGAGACCTACTCACCATCCTCGGAAAATTAGAACATCTCTTTGGCAAGTAAGTCAATGAAACTTGCCAACTAGTGAAATGATCATCAAGGGTAAGGGAAATGTTACCCTCCAACAGATAAGAAGGGTCATATCTTTCTGTGGTGTGTACCGAAATCTGCAACTGCAGAGGACAAACCTTTATCTCCATGTGCCTCGATTATTCCTATATAAGCTCATTTTCCTTTGTGATAGTTATTGAGATTGAAGTATCTTATTGCATCTTATTTGTTGTTGCACCTAGTTACTTAGGCTCACTTTATTTTTCCAAAGAGACTAAAACTAATGAAAGGAAcaataaaatttgaaaaaacttATTCACACCCTCTAGTTATCCTTCACATGGCCATCAGGATTCATGCACTGCTTGTTGTCCTGTCAGATCTTCAACACATATTCCTCTGCTACTTATATGCTTTTCGGTTGTTAGCATGTTCCCTTCCTCCCAAAAATGTACCGAACCTTTATTTTATGGTATCTAAACCACATTACTCTGGTTGTATGTATGTCTCACTTTCATTTAGGCAATCACGGATTTTCTGCAAAAACATTGACACCACATTTATCTCTAGTTGTGTACTTGCGGTGTTTGGCTAATAGATACGTGTAGTCTTGGGCTGTGTGGATTGAGGGTAATGTGATCCTTGAGCCTTTGAGGATGGGAATTCTTATTTGACACCCGCTGCATCGGTTAGCGGGACGATGTGTACCTCTCGTTTCAATGGGCCAGCCCATCAAAATCGCGATGGAGGTGACCAAAGTCACTGGAGATGAAGAAGATAACACAACGACTGGGATGATCTCACTGCCAACATGGACGATGCGGTTGATCGCGACGTCGCCGGCTCGGCGAGGAATGAACCTCACTGGAGACTGTGACGACACGGCATCGACGTCTCTAACGGAGGTGAGGATGaaagcttagggtttagggtgggtTGCAGGTGCGGGGAGCTCACATGCGTTTGCGGTTTAGGGATTATGGTGCAGGGTGGAGGGTGCGTGGAGCCGACCGGAGAAGGGAGAGTTTAGGGCTCCTGGGCGGCGAACCGACGGTGGGCCGGGGTGGAGGAGGGCGGGCGACGAGGCATGAAGTGAGAGGTGCCGACCGCGGGTGGCGGCCTGGCCGACAGGGGCGGAGGTGGGACCCGGTTGGTCTGCTTCGATGGAAAGAAGGAGAGGAAGAAAACGATGGGGATGGTTTGCTGCAGGTTCCTACATGCGTCGCCCTGCTCGTAGAAGCAACAAGCGCTAAATAGGAGAGAGGATACGTGTGAGATGTACAAGCTATTGATCACCCGTTGTGATTCATATCGCTGCGTCACGCACCCTGGTGGCCTGCATCTCTTACTACTTATTTCTAGTCTTTTTCGATGTGGTTTTATTGTATTTGCCTTCGGTTTTATCCGTCTATTTGTGTTTTATATGTATCTCTTCTAGTTTTTGTGTGGCTTCTGTTTTTTCtcgtttattttattttattttatttgttgtTTGTCTTGAAATACATTTGTGCTTACAAGCATGGGTGCGGGTGTTGTTGCAGCTTTCcgatgctttgagattcggagaAGATGGGAGGTGAGAGAAATCATTTTAAACCATTTCACCAATTTTACAAAGCTTGTGGGTCCCAGCAACAGTGTCAAAACCATCCCACCAATTTGACACGCAGGATTCTTGGGGAGACGAGGCTAGCGCgctacttcctcctcctcctcctcctctctctctctctctctctctctctctctctctctctctctctctctctctctctctctccacaccCTGTCCCTCACCTCTACATGTTCTCCACCATCCTCTCCTGCAATCCTTCCTCGCGCTCCCAAAGCCCTCCCGCCAACGACCACTCCGGTCCCGATGGTCGCCCATCCTGCTCCGGTAGGCGTGGCCTCTCTCAGAGCCACCTCTTCTTCTCAGATTTGGAGACATCCTCTTCGCAATCCATCTCCTCGGTCGTGCATCCCGCCCCCTCCCCAAGCTCCGACGAGGTTTCAATCCATGGTTGTTGTgccgttgccggccgagagtgcaGTCCCTGCGCGGCTCCAAGGCGCGCTGCCCCTCAGTGCTCGGCTCATAGGCGCATGGCCCCTCCCTAGGGGCCCCGTCCTGGCCCGGTGTTGATGACGGTCTGTCCCCACCATGAAAGGCACTCCCGGTCTCAACCGGTGACGCTGCCAGCGGTCCCGGCCATCCTTTGGAGGTCGCACATCGCCTTCCCCGCGAGCGCCATGGCCTCGGCTATAGCTACAGAAGCCTACAACACATCGCGGCTGAATGCACTCTCCGCCCAAGTGCATCAGCAGTGGTGACGATGACCACATCTCCAGGGGTTGCACGCGCCCGCGCGGCGACTCTGGTTCGGTTGTCCCTTCTCCGGCCCTGCACCGGGAGACACAGCGTGTGAGCCCAGGCAGGAGGTTCTCCGGGACCGGCAAGAGCCAGCCTTGCGGCAGCGGCTGCAACACAAGGCTCACATGCCAGCAGAATATGAGAAGTTAAAGGATATGTTTCCTTCGGAGGATCCCGCGATGCCAGCCTTCGGGTCTATGCCCATCCGATGCAAGCGATCTCGTGGAGGAGAATTGCTAGCCATGCCAAGCATGGGTGACGCACTGACGCGTATCCGCTCGATGGCCCCACCCACGACCGCATCGATTCCAGATCGAGTGAAATGCTGGTCATCTCTCTCGTCGCATTCTCTCTGTATTTTCCGGGTGTGGCCATGGGGGGACAATCAAACATAGATCCCGCCGGCGAGCTGCCCTGTTCCTCACCGTCCCTCCTCCCGTgcttcctcttttcttcgcctccaTCCCTCGCGCAGGCGCCTCTATCCCCCGCGACGGCGGCCTCGACGGATCGAGCCACCGCCCCTTCCGCAGCAACCACCAGCCTCGAACGGAGCGCCTCGCTGACTCCTTCCCCGCGATGGTCGCAGACCTCTATTCCCCGTGGCGCAACCGCCATATGCCGCGATGGCAGCCACCTCCACCCCGCGCGTTGTTGCCTCCATCGTGACAGCCGCCACCTCCATCCCCGTGAGTTACCCCCTCCACGCAGACCTTCTCCACGGGAATCATGGCCGTGAGTTACCCCTCCTCCCTTCTCGCGCGTATGTTCGGGGATGAGATCTGAGATGCAGCAAGGTCTGCGTGCCGGGGGTCAAGGTCGAGGCCGACCCGTCGGCCTCCACCTTCGCGAGCTGCCCAGCCGACGACCTCCACCACCGTGAACGCGCCGCCCCACTAGGAACCTTAGCAAGCTGCTAGTAGTTGCTAGATGCCCGATGTCGAGGACGACGAAGCTTGCCTCCGGCTTGGACTCGCTGGAGAAGGGGTGTCTTAGGCGGAGCTGCTGCGAATCTAGGGGTGACACTGAGAGCTCATCCTTCCCTGCTAGCTCTTGACTGGTGCTACAAGGCAAGCACAACGTGGAGCTGCATATGTTAGGTTGCGGTTCTACGAGTTGCCGCCAGCAAAGCTGTAGGGAGGCAGCGATGCTACATCGATCAATCGGCGTTGCTACCATCTTGTGGCGGAGGTGCTACAAAGGGAAATGATAATGCTACCAATGGTTAGCGGGAGTGCTACCAATTATCAGTGTTGGCGGTGCTGCAAGAAGCAACGACGGTGCTGTTACTGTATGTCATCTGTACGTGTACGGTGTACGGAGTAGTACTCCGACCGTACACGTACCTCCCTTGTACTGCCACGTAGGGGGCTTTTCCCTACCTATATAAcacgcaaccgatggcccgaaagGGCACGCATCGTTCCACACAattccacatggtatcagagcgggtcTCTTCCCGACTCTAGCTGTCAAAACCCTAAACAGCccaacgccgccaccgccagccgccgccgcatcttgccgccgccgctcgtcgtcgccgcctcgCTAAAGCACACAACAAAACCATCTGCCGCCGCCGCTACTTGCCGCCGCCACAGATCCAATCAAATCAAGCCCAAAAAAACcactgccgccgccgctctcctAGCTGCTGCCGTGACCAAACCCTACATACAAAACCACGCCGCCGCTGCTCTCCTAGCCGCCGCGTCCAAATCCTACACCCAACATCCACGCCGCCACTGTTTTCAGCAGTCGCCGCGTCTACACGTCATCGGCAGCcatgtcatcgtcatcatcctcagtGACCAACCTCGCTGCCGCTCTTGGTGCAGCCCCATCACAGCTCTTAACACGTGATAATGCTCTTATTTGGAGGACGCTTGTCATCCCTGCTCTCCGTGGTGCCCATGTTCTGGATCTTGTTGAGGGTACTGAGATGCCGCCAGAGAAGCTTCTTGAGACTGAAGATGTCAACCACAAGAAGGTTACCATCCCCAATCCCGAGCATGCGGCATGGATCTCCCGTGACCAACAAGTTCTTCGATGATCCTCAATGCCTTGTCTCCTGATGTGCTTGTACATGTTGTTGGCATGGAGTCTTCTGCCAAGGCATGGGCGGCTATCAATGAGTATGTTTCCTCCTCGTCCAAGTCTCGTGTCCAACAACTCCGCTCGGCTCTCAATGATACTCGTAAGAATGATCTTTCTGCTGAAAAATACTTTGCCAAGATGAAGTGTATTGCGTCTGAACTTGTTGCAATTGGAAAACCCCTTGATGACGGTGATCTTGTCTGGTATATACTTCGTGGTCTTGGTAGTCATTATAATAATTTGCATACTGCTGTTAATGCAAATCCTGGCACTACATTTTCTGAGTTACTAAGTCAAGTTCAAGCCTATGATAGCATGCATAAAACTGAAGATGTGGGTTTTTCTTCCTCGGATAATGTCGCTCGGCGTGGCAACAATGCTCCTCCGCGGGCTCCTGATCGCCCGCGCCAACAGCAGTATGATGATCGCCCACGCCAACAACCATATGATGACCGTGGTCGCGGTGATGACCGTGGCCGTGGTGACTACCGTGACCGGCGCGATGACCGTGGTCGCCGAGAAGACTGGGACCGTCGTGACAACCGCGGACAGCGTGATGACTGGGGCCGCCGTGATGGTGGTGGCTACCAGGGTCGCCGCGATGATGATGATCGTCCCCGCATGCGTGATGATGGATACCGACGCGATGATCGCCATGACGATCGCCGTCGTGATCGCCAACCCACTCCTTATGTTGACACCACCTGTCAGATCTGCACTATTCATGGGCATCCCGCTCGTGATTGTTGGTGGCGCTATGATGAGGACCGTGGCAAGAAGGATGCAAATTTTGCTGCACATGGAGTGGACTCAAACTGGTATTATGACACTGGTGTTACTGATCATATTACTGGTGAATTGAACAAGCTGACTACCCATGATCAGTACCGTGGTGAGGACCGTGTGCGCACTTCTGAAGGCACAGGTATGCATATTagtcatattggtcattcaaTGTTGCGCACCCCTCAAAATTATTTTACTCTCAATTCCATATTACATGTCCCTAGTGCATCTAAAAATCTCCTATCAGTTCATCGTTTTACTCTTGATAATCATGTGGTCattgagtttcatcctttctTTTTTCTCATCAAGGACCAAGCAACACGACACATACTGTTTAAAGAACCTTGCTATGGTGGTCTCTATCCTTTGATGCCTCTCACCACCGCGTCCTCCAAGCATGCCTTCATCACAATAAAGCCATCATCCTCTACATGGCATCGTCGTCTAGGCCATCCATCGTTATTTATTGTTCAACAAGTCCTTAGGAGAAAATAAGATAGATTACACCCCCGACAGTACTCCTTATGTCTGTGACTCTTGTCAGCTAGCCAAGAGCCATCAGTTACCATACCCCATCTCCACCAGTAGATCCACTGTTCCTTTAGAACAAgtattttctgatgtatgggggccTGCTCCTCTTTCTATTGGGaaacatgcatactatgtaagctttattgatgattatagcaagttcACATGGATTTATTTACTTAAGAAACGATCTGATGTTTATCAAGCCATTCTTAATTTTCAACAGTATGTTGAACGCAAGTTTgatcataaaattgttactatgcagactgattggggggggggggggggcaaaaagTTGGGATCACTCATCATGTGTCATGCCGTcatgctcaccaacaaaatggctcCCCTGAAAGAAAACATCGCCACATAGTTGAGGTTGGTCTTGCCTTGCTTGCTAATGCATATATGCCTCTTAAGTATTGGGATGAAGCATTCCTTACTGCCACTTTTCTCGTTAACTTACTCCCCAGTAAGGTCATTAATCTTGAGTCACCTGTTGAACGCCTCCTTCACATCAAACCAAATTATGATGCTCTTCGCACTTTTGGCTGTGCTTGTTGGCCAAATCTTCGCCCTTACAACACACGCAAAACTCGTTTTCCGCTCCAAGAAGCGTGTGTTTCTTGGATATAGTCCTCTTCATAAAGGTGTCAAGTGTCTCGACGTTTCCACTGGCCGTGTCTACATCTCTCGGGATGTTGTATTTGATGAAAATATTTTTCCCTTTGAAGCTCTCCGTCCCAACGCTGGTGCCTTGCTCAAACAAAAAATCTTGCTTTTGCCATCTTCTATTTCTCCTGAGGGTGCTCATACAATTTATGATCATATGACTAATATCGTGCCTATTGTTACTGTTCCTAATTATGCCCCTCAGAATTCTGCATCTACAAGTGAAAATTTCATGCAAAATGGTGCTCCTGAGCCTCCACAATCCTCCTCCGAAATCAGTCAAACACATGATGATTCTGGCACGGATTCCGAAGAAGATACAGGGGAACATTCCCCTGGCAGACCTGCTGGCACTGATCCCCAGGCGGATTCTCCCGCCTCTGGGAACCCGCGCCGGTCTGCGCCATCCGCAGCGGAGCAGCGCCCCGCGTCCCGCGCCAACCCGGCGTCTCCACGCGTCGTCGACCGCCCTGCGTAGCCGCGCTCCGCGCCCCGCGCCAGTTCGTCGTCGCCACGCGTCGAGTCACCTCCAGCAGCTCCCTCAGAACCCGACAGTCCTCATGATGACAGCGCCGGATCGTCTGCGCCAACTGCGTCTGTGCCCAGCGCTGCTGCTTCCTCCGCAGACTCCGAATCCTCTGCGGCTGGTTCGTCTGTGGCCGCTCCTGCTGCGCCACCACCGCCCAGCCCTCCTGGACCTCGTATTCGTCTCCAAAAAGGTATTCGTAATCCTAATAAATATACTGATGGTACTGTACGATA includes these proteins:
- the LOC124678138 gene encoding dCTP pyrophosphatase 1-like, with the translated sequence MEGEKKVAAMEEVKGKETTAEAVAADVSLKQLSKKLDDFAKERDWEKHHSPRNLLLAMVGEVGELSELFMWKGEVQKGCPGWEESEKEHLGEELSDVLLYLIRLSDMCGVDLGDAALKKIVKNAVKYPAPSKGA